From the Lolium rigidum isolate FL_2022 chromosome 2, APGP_CSIRO_Lrig_0.1, whole genome shotgun sequence genome, one window contains:
- the LOC124688762 gene encoding protein LYK5-like has translation MVGVRRPMCKSKSSGATATADSVVPSTSRSSSTHPPNHTSYSSSTSSLSTTSSSAASSLQALKQGSLPDLPLLLTFAELAAATSNFAPSHRLAPSSSNSFRCALRGHPAAVFRRALRRDPPEVSARLAVLGHCHHAAIARLYGAAASPDGSLFLAYELVPDAAPLSALLRGNRAFTPLATWTARLRVAANACDALSYVHLQAGTVHNRLSSSTVLVCGDGARLRAKIAHFGAADLAGELPPSDSDESQPHPASARHRRTGSRRIEGTRGYMAPEIIAGGAPSRRSDVFALGVLLLELLSGEEPVRYEHNKATGEYERTSLIETAGAAAGGGEGMRRWVDRRLKDSFPVDAAETLTAVALRCVAKDPEARPEMSWVAAKVSKLFLEAQDWADKFRVPTDISVSFAPR, from the coding sequence ATGGTTGGCGTTCGCAGGCCGATGTGCAAGTCCAAGAGCTCCGGCGCCACCGCAACCGCCGACTCCGTCGTCCCGTCGACGTCCCGCTCCTCCAGCACCCACCCGCCCAAccacacctcctacagctcctccACATCCTccctctccaccacctcctcctccgccgcctcctccctgcAGGCCCTCAAGCAGGGCTCCCTCCCGGACCTCCCGCTCCTCCTCACCTTCGCcgagctcgccgccgccacctccaactTCGCCCCCTCCCACCGCCTCGCcccgtcctcctccaactccttcCGCTGCGCGCTCCGGGGCCACCCGGCCGCCGTCTTCCGCCGCGCGCTGCGGCGCGACCCGCCCGAGGTCTCCGCCCGCCTCGCCGTGCTCGGCCACTGCCACCACGCCGCCATCGCGCGCCTctacggcgccgccgcctcccccgacGGCTCCCTCTTCCTCGCCTACgagctcgtcccggacgccgccccGCTCTCCGCCCTCCTCCGCGGCAACCGCGCCTTCACGCCGCTGGCCACCTGGACCGCCCGCCTCCGCGTCGCCGCCAACGCCTGCGACGCGCTCAGCTACGTCCACCTCCAGGCCGGCACCGTCCACaaccgcctctcctcctccaccgtccTCGTCTGCGGCGACGGCGCCCGCCTCCGCGCCAAGATCGCCCATTTCGGCGCCGCCGACCTCGCCGGCGAGCTCCCCCCGTCCGACTCCGACGAATCCCAGCCCCACCCCGCCAGCGCCAGGCACCGCCGCACGGGGAGCCGGCGGATCGAGGGCACGCGCGGGTACATGGCGCCGGAGATCATCGCGGGGGGCGCGCCGTCGCGGCGCTCCGACGTGTTCGCGCTCGGCGTGCTGCTGCTGGAGCTGCTGTCCGGGGAAGAACCCGTGCGGTACGAGCACAACAAGGCGACCGGGGAGTACGAGCGGACGTCGCTGATCGAGACCGCCGGggccgcggcgggcggcggggaggGGATGCGGCGGTGGGTGGACCGGAGGCTGAAAGATTCCTTCCCCGTCGACGCGGCCGAGACGCTCACGGCGGTGGCGCTGCGGTGCGTCGCCAAGGACCCCGAGGCCCGGCCGGAGATGTCCTGGGTCGCCGCCAAGGTCTCCAAGCTCTTCCTGGAGGCGCAGGACTGGGCCGACAAGTTCCGCGTCCCCACCGACATCTCCGTCTCCTTCGCTCCCAGGTGA